Proteins found in one Coffea eugenioides isolate CCC68of chromosome 5, Ceug_1.0, whole genome shotgun sequence genomic segment:
- the LOC113769975 gene encoding BUD13 homolog, with the protein MAGASSSLKEYLKRYQDGNEEEDKKKKKKKKKAKQVDTGVVVVDEDPIWQKPVRIEEEEENDSADEEKPLVDEDIEVKRMKRLELLRARRPFGSISEDGSGWVSISDAPKTSNFSDKVLDISPPRRRRADTPSPEHDLRSSSGRDADLSPPRKRRVRNDTPSPEPMLRPPGTGDAESLLERTRTTRNDSPSPEPDWRSRATGADFSPPRQRQKHYLKEKDERDISPPRRRKASYDTSSSKSGFGPSESRREVVNLSPPRRQRVRHLSPSPLTREETSSPGDPDSDLSPPRRFHQDHLHTSPVADLSPPRKGRKDRYVSSDLSARQATQHLNENDAVQASSALDLSPPRKRKEKSPTSKQQVKTGLVTGQDLKEEIARKKKEDMLRFKEMDPSISGRGAEPVYRDKVTGKRMSKDEFLKSQKKEEKPKEVKLEWGKGLAQKREAEARLQELESEKDKPFARRRDDPELDRMLKERVRWGDPMAHLVKKKQFGPVMEDLGDDEKMKESGFIIPQEIPSHSWLRRGLDAAPNRYGIKPGRHWDGVDRSSGFEKQMFKRMNEKQATEREAYLWSVSDM; encoded by the exons ATGGCTGGTGCATCCTCGTCGCTGAAGGAATATTTGAAAAGATATCAAGATGGGAATGAGGAAgaggacaaaaagaaaaagaagaagaagaagaaggctAAACAGGTTGATACTGGTGTAGTTGTTGTTGATGAAGATCCCATATGGCAAAAACCAGTgagaattgaagaggaagaggagAATGATTCAGCCG ATGAAGAGAAGCCCCTGGTTGATGAGGACATTGAAGTCAAACGAATGAAGAGATTGGAGCTACTTAGAGCTAGACGTCCTTTTGGCTCCATATCTGAGGATGGAAGTGGTTGGGTTTCAATCTCTGATGCTCCTAAAACATCAAACTTTAGTGACAAAGTCTTGGATATCTCACCACCACGTAGGCGGAGGGCTGACACACCATCTCCAGAACATGATCTGAGGTCATCTAGCGGACGAGATGCTGATCTGTCACCACCTCGTAAAAGAAGAGTTCGGAATGATACACCTTCTCCAGAACCCATGCTAAGGCCTCCTGGCACAGGTGATGCTGAGTCGTTGCTAGAACGGACACGTACAACTCGAAACGATTCACCTTCACCAGAACCTGATTGGAGATCAAGAGCAACAGGTGCAGATTTCTCACCTCCTCGGCAAAGACAGAAACATTACCTAAAAGAAAAGGATGAAAGGGATATTTCTCCTCCTCGTAGGAGAAAGGCTTCATATGATacttcatcatcaaaatctgGGTTTGGACCTTCGGAGTCTCGTAGAGAAGTTGTGAATCTTTCACCCCCACGACGGCAAAGGGTACGCCATCTGTCTCCATCGCCATTGACTAGGGAAGAAACATCAAGCCCTGGAGATCCAGATTCTGACCTCTCTCCTCCCCGTCGCTTTCATCAAGATCATTTGCATACCTCTCCAGTGGCAGATCTTTCACCTCCAAGGAAAGGTAGGAAGGATAGATATGTATCAAGTGATCTCTCTGCTCGACAGGCCACTCAGCACTTGAATGAGAATGATGCTGTACAAGCATCCTCTGCTTTAGACCTTTCTCCTCCaagaaaaaggaaggagaaATCTCCAACTTCAAAGCAGCAGGTGAAAACTGGTCTAGTTACTGGGCAAGACCTCAAAGAAGAAATCGctagaaagaagaaagaagatatGTTGAGGTTTAAAGAAATGGATCCTTCTATAAGTGGTCGTGGTGCTGAACCTGTCTATCGTGATAAAGTAACAGGTAAGAGAATGTCAAAAGATGAGTTCTTAAAATCGCAAAAGAAGGAAGAGAAGCCCAAGGAAGTCAAATTGGAATGGGGTAAAGGATTGGCACAGAAACGAGAAGCTGAAGCAAGACTGCAGGAATTAGAGAGCGAGAAAGACAAACCATTTGCAAGAAGAAGAGATGACCCTGAACTTGACAGAATGCTCAAGGAAAGAGTCAGATGGGGTGATCCTATGGCACACTTGGTCAAGAAAAAGCAGTTTGGGCCAGTTATGGAAGATTTAGGTGATGATGAGAAGATGAAAGAATCAGGTTTCATCATTCCTCAGGAAATCCCCAGTCACAGCTGGCTAAGAAGAGGATTAGATGCTGCACCAAACCGTTATGGTATTAAACCAGGGAGACACTGGGATGGCGTTGATCGCAGCAGTG GTTTTGAGAAGCAAATGTTTAAGAGAATGAATGAGAAACAAGCTACAGAGAGGGAGGCCTACTTGTGGTCTGTGTCTGATATGTGA